AACCTGAAAAAAGAATTTATATTTCATTATGGCTTATTTTAATTGGAATGATAATTTTTTCATTTTCATTATATTTTTTAACAATTTTAAATATGCCTATAATTGGTGCAATTACTCCAATTGGTGGAACTTTACTTATTATTGCATGGTTAACTTTATGCTATGGAATTTTAAAAGATTAGATGAAAACTTTAACTATTTTAGGAGCAGGTTGGTTAGGATTTGAACTAGCTAATGTTTTAAAAAATGATTTTAAAATAAAAGTTAGTTCAAGAACCAAAGATAAACTAAAAATATATGAAGAAGAGGGGTTTGATTCATATATTTTAAATGAAGAAAATCTTACTTTTTTAGATGAATTACTTGATACAAACTATCTATTTATAAATTTTCCTCCCTCAAAATTTGAAGATTATTTATCTTTTTTAAATAAAATTTATTCTTCTAAAAAAATAAAAGAGATAGAAAAAATCATATTTATAAGTTCAACCTCAATTTATCCAAATATTGAAGGTTTATTTGCTGAAGATTATGAAATAAATGAGCCTAGTTCAAAAATAGTTTTTGAAGCTGAAAATTTGATAAAAGATAAAAGTGATGTAATTTTTAGAGTTGCAGGGCTTGTTGGTGGAAGTAGATATTTTGGAAAAAGAAGTGCAAATAAAGTTATAGAGTTTCCCAAAACACCAATAAATTTTGTTCATAGAAATGATGTTATAAATGCTACAAAATTTGTAATTGATAAAAATATTTCTGGAATTTTTAATCTTTGTTCAAATACACATCCAACAAAAGAGGAAATTTATAGTTTTAATTCAAAAAAGTATGGTTTTGAAAAACCCATTTTTTTAGAAAGTGAAAAATTTTTAAATAGATTAATAGATGGAACTAAAATAGAAAAAGAAGGATTTACATATAAATATGAAAATCCTTTTGAGTTTTAGTGAGTGTTAAAAGCTCTATCTCCTGCATCTCCAAGACCTGGTCTTATGTAGTTATTTTCATCTAATCTTTCATCAATTTGTGCTATAAACATATCAACATCAGGATGAGCTTCTGTAACTTTTTTTACACCATATGGTGAACCAATTATATTTAAAGTTATAATTTTTTTAGCATTTTTACTTTTTAAGTATTCTATTCCATCAATTAAAGAACCACCAGTTGCAACCATTGGATCAAGTAAAATTACAGTTTTATTTTCTAAATTTGGGATATTTTCATAAAAAAGTTTACTTAAAGATGTCTCTTCATCTCTTTTCATTGCTAAAAATCCACTTTTTGCATAAGGTAGGGTTCTTAAAATTCCTGTAAGCATTGGTTCACCCGCTCTTAAAATTGGAATAAGAACAAGTTTTTGAACTTCAATAACTTCAACATCAAGTGGACCTTGCCAAGTATTTATATTTTGAGTTATTGTTGGGAAATCATTTAAAGCTTCTGACGCTAAAATTCTTGAAATCTCTTCAATTGTTAATCTAAATTCATTTGAAGTTGTTCTTACATCTCTTAATCTATTAACTAAATGTTTAACTACTACATTAGTGCTTTCTTTATACATTTTAATTCCTTTTAAAAATTTTATATTACAAAAAAATTGCTTATAAGTTATACATAAATTTAAAGTTGCTCATACAGATAATTTGCTACTATAAACGCCATAAAAAAAATAGAGGTATAAATGAAACCTACAGACTATAACTTTAGAGTTAAAGATTCAATTTTGGGCTTACAATTTTTATTTGTAGCTTTTGGTGCACTTGTTTTAGTGCCAATTTTAACGGGACTTGACCCAAATGTTGCACTTTTTACAGCTGGGATTGGAACTTTGGTTTTTCAATTTGTAAATAGAAATTGTGTTCCACCAATTTTTTTAGCTTCTTCATTTGCTTTTATTGCACCTATTTCTTATGGTGTTGCTACTTGGGGAATTCCTGCAACCATGTCAGGACTTGTTGCTGCTGGATTTTTATATGTGTTTTTAAGTTTTTTAATTAGATTAAAAGGTGATGAATTTTTACACAAACTTCTTCCTTCTGTTGTTGTTGGACCTGTAATTATCTCAATTGGTCTTATTTTATCTCCAGTTGCAGTTAATATGGCGATGGGGAAAACTGGTGATGGTGCAGTTCAATTAGTACCATTTGACCAAGCAATAGTTATTTCAATGATTGCATTAATTGTTACTATTTTAGTCTCTTTACTTGGAAAAGGAATTTTTAAATTAGTTCCTATTTTGATGGGAATTGTCTCAGGTTATATTATTTCTTTATATTTTGGATTGATTGATTTCTCAAAAGTTTCAACAGCTGCTTGGTTTTCTATGCCAAATTTTGTAGCACCAGAGTTTAATTGGCAAGCAATAATTTATATTTTACCAATTGCTATTGCTCCTGCAATTGAACATATTGGTGATATGTTAGCGATTTCAAGTGTAACAAAACATGATTATTTAAAAAAACCAGGTTTAAAAAATACACTTTTAGGTGATGGATTAGCAACTTCAGTTGCTTCACTTTTTGGTGGACCACCAAATACAACCTATTCAGAAGTAACAGGTGCAGTAACAGTTACAAAAGCTTACAATCCTGCAATTATGACTTGGGCAGCAATTT
The genomic region above belongs to Arcobacter ellisii and contains:
- a CDS encoding GDP-L-fucose synthase translates to MKTLTILGAGWLGFELANVLKNDFKIKVSSRTKDKLKIYEEEGFDSYILNEENLTFLDELLDTNYLFINFPPSKFEDYLSFLNKIYSSKKIKEIEKIIFISSTSIYPNIEGLFAEDYEINEPSSKIVFEAENLIKDKSDVIFRVAGLVGGSRYFGKRSANKVIEFPKTPINFVHRNDVINATKFVIDKNISGIFNLCSNTHPTKEEIYSFNSKKYGFEKPIFLESEKFLNRLIDGTKIEKEGFTYKYENPFEF
- the upp gene encoding uracil phosphoribosyltransferase, which translates into the protein MYKESTNVVVKHLVNRLRDVRTTSNEFRLTIEEISRILASEALNDFPTITQNINTWQGPLDVEVIEVQKLVLIPILRAGEPMLTGILRTLPYAKSGFLAMKRDEETSLSKLFYENIPNLENKTVILLDPMVATGGSLIDGIEYLKSKNAKKIITLNIIGSPYGVKKVTEAHPDVDMFIAQIDERLDENNYIRPGLGDAGDRAFNTH
- a CDS encoding uracil-xanthine permease family protein — its product is MKPTDYNFRVKDSILGLQFLFVAFGALVLVPILTGLDPNVALFTAGIGTLVFQFVNRNCVPPIFLASSFAFIAPISYGVATWGIPATMSGLVAAGFLYVFLSFLIRLKGDEFLHKLLPSVVVGPVIISIGLILSPVAVNMAMGKTGDGAVQLVPFDQAIVISMIALIVTILVSLLGKGIFKLVPILMGIVSGYIISLYFGLIDFSKVSTAAWFSMPNFVAPEFNWQAIIYILPIAIAPAIEHIGDMLAISSVTKHDYLKKPGLKNTLLGDGLATSVASLFGGPPNTTYSEVTGAVTVTKAYNPAIMTWAAICAILLAFVGKLGAILATIPVPVMGGIMLLLFGIIATLGISTLSKANIDFSCPRNMAIVSMILVFSIGGMTFNFGGVPFAGIGLGAMVGIFLNLVLPKAL